The nucleotide window TTTTTCGGCACCTGGGCCAACCTGTCATCAACCTGTCGGTCTGCCTAGAAAACGGACAGATTGTCGCTGTGCCTAATGCATAGCAGTTATGATGCGGAATGCATTGCTGACCAAAAGGTCAAATCCTATATTCAAAGCGTCGACAGGACGCCGCTCCGTATCCTCCTCCCTCGGACCCGCGTTAGTCGACACCGGATCGAAACCGCATCCTCCTCCCGCGGCGACGATCCACCGGTCTGGTGCAAATCCTCCTCCCTTGCATCTGGGCCATCACTTGCGATTTGGCTTCGGCCCTATCATCAGGCTCCAACTTCGGTTGGAGCCTCTTTTTTTGCCCGCCGACGGCCCGCGAATCTGCATAGCAGCACTTCCGATTGCGCGTTTGTGCTGGCCTCGCCTCTATTGGATATTGCGCCCAACGGCGGCGTTCGTGGTGACCCGCCCCTCCAAGGTCAGCGGCCCTGCCAAAGACCGAACGGCCCCGCCCATCCCCTCGGGCGGGGCCTTTTTCTTTTCTGGGATGGCCCTGAGCGGCTCGGGGCTAGTGAATGCCCGCGCAAAACCCCTGAATGCGCTTCACTGCCTCTTCCAGCTCCGCATTGCTCGCCGCATAGCTCAGGCGGAAATGCCCCGGCAGGCCGAACGCGGTGCCATGCACCAGCGCCACCCCAGTTTCCTCCAGCAGCGCCAGCACGAAATCCTCGTCGGTCACCAGCTTGGTGCCGCCCGTGCTGGTCTTGCCCAGCAAGCGCTGGCAGGACGGAAACACATAAAATGCCCCCTCCGGAGTCAGGCAATCGAGCCCGGTATTGGCGTTGAGCCCGGCCACCACCATGTCGCGCCGCGCCTGGAATACCTCGCGCCAGTCCTTGAGGAAGTCCTGCGGACCGTTCAGCGCCTCGACCGCCGCCCATTGCGAGATCGAGCTGGGATTGGTGGTCGACTGGCTCTGCAGCTTCACCATCGCGGCCAGCAATTCCTTCGGCCCCGTGCAATAGCCGATGCGCCAGCCGGTCATGGCATGCGACTTGGAAACTCCGTTCATGGTGAGGGTCCTGGCCTGCAGCCGGGGCTCCACCTGGGCGATGGTGGCAAAGGTCCTGCCGTCATAGACCAGCGCTTCATAAATGTCGTCGGTGAGAATGTGCACGTGGCTATGCCGCATCAGCACCTCGGCCAGCCCTTTGAGTTCCTCAGCCGAATAGGCCGCCCCGGTCGGATTTGATGGCGTATTGAGAATGAGCCACTTGGTCTTGGGCGAGATGGCCGCTTCCAGCGCCGCCGGCGTCAACTTGAACCCGGTGGACGCATCGGCCACCGCAAAGACCGGCTCAGCCCCGCAGAGCCGCACGATTTCCGGATAACTCACCCAATAGGGCACCGGCACGACCACCTCGTCACCCGGATTGAGCGTCGCCATCAGCGCGTTGAAAATGATCTGCTTGCCACCAGAGCCGACGAAGCAATCCGCCGCCGTCACCTCGAGCCCATTGTCACGCCGGAACTTGGCTGCCACTGCTTCCTTGAGCTCGGCAATGCCGTCGACATTGGTATAGCGCGTCTTGCCTTCGTCCATGGCGCGTTTGGCGGCGTCGCGCACATGCTCGGGCGTATCGAAATCCGGCTCCCCGGCCGAAAGGGCGATAATGTCTTTGCCCTCGGCCGCCATGACCCGCGCCTTCTGGCTGATTGCCACAGTCGCCGACGGCGCCACGCGCCCCAATGCATCGGACAGAAAACCCATCATCGCCTCCAACAAGTGCGACAAGGGTTTAGAATATCGGCGATCCTTGCGAAAGGTCCCTTATTGCGGCGCCGGTCCCGTGCTGTCGCGCAGGATCAGTGGCAGCGGCAGAACCGCCTCCGGATCGATCGGCTCACCATCCAGAATGGCCGCCACGGCCAGTTCCGCCATGGTCTCGAACGGCTGTTGCACCGTGCTGAGCGCCGGCACCGCGTCAGCCGACTCCGGCACCCCATCAAATCCGATAACCGACACATCCTGGGGCACACGCAATCCCCGGCTGGTCAGCCACCCCATGGCGAACAGCGCCACGCGATCCGACATCCCCAGAATGGCCGTCGGCGGCGCCGGAAGCGCAAAAAGCTGCTCCATGGCCGCCCAGACCCCTTCATGCGTACTGTCGGTATCGGCATAGGGAATGTCGCGCCGGTCGATCCCGCCCCGCTCCAGGCCGGCCCAATAGCCCAACACCCGGTCCCGCACGGTCAGATAGGGCGTTTCCAGCACCTGCTCGGGCGCAGGCAGATGTCCGTTCCACATTTCGCCAATACCCAGGATCGCCACGCGTTTATGCCCCAGGCCCACCAGATGGTTGGCGGCCGCTTCCGCCCCGCCGTGATTGTCGATGGCAATGCCCGGCGCATCGCCCAGCCCTTCCTCCATGCCGAGCGCAACAAAGGGCAATTCGCGCTTCTCCGTCTCGCCAACCAGCGCCCGGCCCTCTTCGGCGCATAAAAGCACCAGCCCATCGACCAGCGCGCTCTGGATATTCCAGGCCATGCGCTCGTCATTGCCGCTCGAAACCAGCGAGAGCCCCGCCCCGCGCCGGTCACAGGCCGCCGACAAGGCAAGCATGGCTGTCCGGGCCCAT belongs to Devosia sp. XK-2 and includes:
- a CDS encoding pyridoxal phosphate-dependent aminotransferase, with the translated sequence MGFLSDALGRVAPSATVAISQKARVMAAEGKDIIALSAGEPDFDTPEHVRDAAKRAMDEGKTRYTNVDGIAELKEAVAAKFRRDNGLEVTAADCFVGSGGKQIIFNALMATLNPGDEVVVPVPYWVSYPEIVRLCGAEPVFAVADASTGFKLTPAALEAAISPKTKWLILNTPSNPTGAAYSAEELKGLAEVLMRHSHVHILTDDIYEALVYDGRTFATIAQVEPRLQARTLTMNGVSKSHAMTGWRIGYCTGPKELLAAMVKLQSQSTTNPSSISQWAAVEALNGPQDFLKDWREVFQARRDMVVAGLNANTGLDCLTPEGAFYVFPSCQRLLGKTSTGGTKLVTDEDFVLALLEETGVALVHGTAFGLPGHFRLSYAASNAELEEAVKRIQGFCAGIH
- a CDS encoding LacI family DNA-binding transcriptional regulator, producing MTSPGGPVRLRDVARAAGVSQGTASNVFNRPDVVRPEVRERVHEAASKLGYAGPSLTGRLLRAGKVNAIGVATAEPLTYFFADQWARTAMLALSAACDRRGAGLSLVSSGNDERMAWNIQSALVDGLVLLCAEEGRALVGETEKRELPFVALGMEEGLGDAPGIAIDNHGGAEAAANHLVGLGHKRVAILGIGEMWNGHLPAPEQVLETPYLTVRDRVLGYWAGLERGGIDRRDIPYADTDSTHEGVWAAMEQLFALPAPPTAILGMSDRVALFAMGWLTSRGLRVPQDVSVIGFDGVPESADAVPALSTVQQPFETMAELAVAAILDGEPIDPEAVLPLPLILRDSTGPAPQ